A segment of the Synergistota bacterium genome:
GGAAGATCCTTGAAGCCAGCATAAGAGTTGCAGAAGCCAATAGGAGAATCTTAAAAGAGAGAGATATCAGGAGCTTTAACTTTATTGGCTCACCAGGAGCTGGAAAAACTTCTCTGATAGTCAAGATTATAGAGAAACTAAAAAAATATTATCGCATAGCTGTTATAGAGGGGGATCTTGCTACAGTGCGAGATGCTGAAGTCATAGCTAAAACAAATGTACCCGTTGTTCAAATAAACACGGAGGGAGCTTGCCATCTCGATGCAAACCTCGTTGGAAAGGCACTTGAGGAGCTTCCTCTCGAAAGCATAGATATTCTCTTCATAGAGAATGTTGGAAATCTGGTATGCCCCACGGCATTTGACCTTGGTGAAGATATCAAGATAGGGGTCTTAAGCGTTCCGGAGGGGGATGATAAACCGGAAAAATACCCAGTGATAGTTAAGGCCT
Coding sequences within it:
- the hypB gene encoding hydrogenase nickel incorporation protein HypB, with the protein product MEIKVVRKILEASIRVAEANRRILKERDIRSFNFIGSPGAGKTSLIVKIIEKLKKYYRIAVIEGDLATVRDAEVIAKTNVPVVQINTEGACHLDANLVGKALEELPLESIDILFIENVGNLVCPTAFDLGEDIKIGVLSVPEGDDKPEKYPVIVKASKGIVLNKIDMLPYFKFDKERFYSPIRKLAPDMPVFEVSCETGEGIDEFVDWIISKIRKEEAR